One part of the Solanum dulcamara chromosome 8, daSolDulc1.2, whole genome shotgun sequence genome encodes these proteins:
- the LOC129901004 gene encoding uncharacterized protein LOC129901004: MATLFRPLFSTFSSLVFLLLHLGCFIFSPSSSSQNHPSKKRKLSSHRDSSPPPPPTRLKNSTTNAISSSWTYIKRIFSSNKPNPVQKIKSPTHHNPSIPSPCSSTRSLQKPISSDDPINRLISPIPESDITSDQLFFPLRNDIYPCTLCGEVFQSPIHLEQHQSIKHAISVLTDGDSGNNIVRIIFQTGWSDKAKNPTINRILKIHNSKRILTRFEEYRESVKMKASRNAVVKRDERCIADGNELLRFHCTTFMCELGQNGNSSICTQQYCSLCGIIKSGFSHKMDGISMQPTSWRGHVSVPEEIEEEFGFMNVKRAMLVCRVIAGRIGCDPGYVDKEDSGFDSLVGRENGSHTRLDEEDELLVYNSRAVLPCFVIVYTV, encoded by the coding sequence ATGGCTACTCTCTTTCGTCCCCTTTTCTCTACTTTCTCCTCTCTTGTATTCCTCTTACTTCACCTTGGCTGCTTCATCTTCTCCCCTTCATCCTCTTCCCAAAATCACCCTTCAAAAAAACGAAAACTCTCTTCTCATCGCGATTCTTCACCGCCGCCGCCCCCGACTCGTCTCAAAAACTCAACAACCAACGCTATTTCCTCTTCCTGGACTTACATCAAACGTATTTTCTCATCCAATAAACCAAACCCAGTACAAAAAATCAAAAGCCCAACTCACCATAACCCTTCAATCCCATCTCCCTGTTCTTCCACAAGGTCCCTTCAGAAACCCATTTCATCAGACGACCCGATTAACCGCTTGATTTCTCCAATACCCGAATCTGATATCACCTCCGATCAATTATTCTTCCCTTTACGAAACGACATCTACCCATGTACCTTATGTGGGGAAGTATTCCAAAGCCCAATTCATCTCGAGCAACACCAATCGATTAAACACGCAATTTCCGTGCTCACAGATGGGGATTCGGGTAATAACATAGTTCGGATCATTTTCCAAACGGGTTGGTCCGACAAAGCGAAGAACCCGACTATCAATCGAATCCTTAAGATTCACAACAGCAAACGGATTCTGACCCGGTTTGAAGAATACAGAGAAAGCGTAAAGATGAAAGCCAGTCGAAACGCCGTCGTTAAGAGAGACGAAAGGTGTATAGCTGATGGCAATGAGCTGTTAAGGTTTCACTGTACTACTTTCATGTGTGAGCTGGGGCAAAACGGTAATTCCAGCATATGTACGCAGCAGTACTGTAGTCTATGTGGAATTATAAAAAGTGGGTTCTCACATAAGATGGACGGAATTTCCATGCAACCGACCAGCTGGAGGGGACACGTGTCGGTACCTGAGGAGATCGAGGAAGAATTCGGGTTCATGAACGTGAAGCGTGCGATGCTGGTGTGTCGGGTTATTGCGGGTCGAATCGGGTGTGATCCGGGCTATGTGGATAAAGAGGATTCCGGGTTTGATTCGTTGGTGGGGAGGGAAAATGGGTCTCACACGAGAttggatgaagaagatgaactatTGGTATAT